A single window of Nematostella vectensis chromosome 4, jaNemVect1.1, whole genome shotgun sequence DNA harbors:
- the LOC116620746 gene encoding polyunsaturated fatty acid 5-lipoxygenase codes for MWTYGLVGFLFFFVALQAVQINGFEKGYCKVSLPQYVTPACSIKRKAGLHKQQKEFKLNAPSAAMPYARLAVSTKGYPKFVKDKPMLSSHLTEYATMVAAGRKFKELYKNMTKGKPEEMTYRDFLELNKYMRTALEKAFGHKMRLPSEYEPFQMDVTKYLSDKYFTEQRLAGANPLGLQQVTLSDEVGLSFSNLKKNLNPNFNWKKAVGEALGRRINNNEKLKEVIEEGLLFALRYPLADDMVFMKDIVDDHANRTLWPFYSPIALFASVEEKPPKNWYWKRWGWKGSHTLKPVAIQMDYKPDSAVFTPKDGGKWTLAKLNVQVTDGGYSQMVDHLSHAHLVAEAVCVSMERHLSHKHPLYQMLKFHCRGVLTANVLGAPALLAPGQFMHTLYAYGWKGASKLVSGAAKSEDWIAHGFTEDLINRGVDDRGTLPYYPYRDDGKILNRALERFTKEYVQIYYKKKEDVLEDKELQAFAKEISVDGNGKIRRFPTSVRSVMQLRSIISRFLWIVVGRHTAVNYPLTDYVLYVPNAPTKLYNDSRAPADRFSLLNLPLRTVSETQCAFTSGLGTFRYDRLLDYASFLEDRAARRVVYRNFCRLNELVEPLLIRINNRRLKDGHLAYPYFIPRWLPNGIQT; via the exons ATGTGGACTTATGGCCTCGTTGGCTTTCTCTTCTTCTTTGTCGCGCTGCAAGCGGTTCAAATCAATGG GTTTGAGAAAGGTTACTGCAAAGTGTCCCTTCCTCAGTATGTCACCCCGGCATGTTCCATTAAGAGAAAGGCGGGCCTCCACAAGCAGCAGAAAGAGTTTAAATTGAACGCCCCATCGGCTGCTATGCCTTATGCACGTCTTGCAGTGTCCACGAAGGGATATCCAAAGTTCGTGAAGGACAAGCCGATGCTTAGTAGCCATCTAACAGAGTACGCTACCATGGTGGCAGCAGGGCGCAAGTTTAAAGAGCTCTACAAAAACATGACTAAAGGCAAACCAGAGGAGATGACTTACAGAGATTTCTTGGAATTGAACAAATATATGCGCACTGCCTTGGAGAAAGCGTTTGGG CACAAGATGCGCCTCCCATCTGAGTACGAACCATTCCAGATGGACGTCACCAAATATCTTTCGGACAAGTATTTTACAGAGCAGCGACTTGCTGGAGCAAACCCACTTGGTCTGCAACAGGTCACTCTCTCGGATGAAG TGGGACTTTCATTCAgcaatcttaaaaaaaacctcaACCCAAATTTCAACTGGAAGAAGGCCGTGGGAGAAGCTCTTGGAAGAAGGATAAACAACAACGAAAAACTGAAAGAG GTTATCGAAGAAGGCCTGTTGTTCGCTCTTCGTTACCCACTTGCCGATGACATGGTATTCATGAAGGACATCGTAGATGACCATGCTAATCGCACCCTTTGGCCTTTTTATTCTCCTATCGCCCTCTTTGCATCAGTGGAAGAGAAACCGCCGAAAAATTGGTACTGGAAAAGGTGGGGATGGAAAGGGAGCCACACCCTTAAGCCCGTGGCCATACAGATGGACTACAAACCAG ATTCCGCCGTTTTCACACCCAAAGACGGAGGAAAATGGACCCTGGCTAAACTGAACGTGCAAGTGACCGATGGCGGGTACAGCCAAATGGTGGACCATCTTAGCCACGCCCACTTAGTTGCCGAGGCTGTCTGCGTGAGCATGGAGAGACACCTGTCCCACAAGCACCCTCTGTACCAGATGCTAAAGTTTCACTGCCGGGGGGTCCTCACCGCCAATGTTTTGGGTGCGCCCGCTCTTTTGGCACCCGGACAATTCATGCACACTTTATACGCTTACGGATGGAAAGGCGCAAGTAAGCTTGTCTCCGGCGCGGCAAAGAGCGAGGATTGGATAGCTCATGGCTTTACCGAGGATCTCATA AACCGAGGCGTGGATGATCGTGGTACTTTACCGTACTACCCATACAGAGACGATGGCAAGATTCTCAACAGGGCTCTCGAGCGCTTTACTAAGGAGTATGTGCAAAT ATACTACAAAAAGAAGGAAGACGTCCTCGAAGATAAAGAGCTACAAGCATTTGCCAAGGAAATATCTGTTGATGGGAATGGAAAG ATCCGTCGTTTCCCTACCTCCGTCAGGTCCGTGATGCAATTACGATCGATAATCTCTCGGTTTCTATGGATTGTTGTCGGTCGCCATACGGCAGTGAATTATCCACTGACTGATTATGTTTTGTACGTGCCGAACGCCCCGACAAAGTTGTACAACGACAGCCGAGCACCCGCTGACCGCTTCAGCCTGCTCAACCTACCGCTCCGGACTGTTTCTGAG ACCCAGTGTGCCTTTACATCTGGCCTAGGCACTTTCCGTTACGATAGACTTCTTGACTACGCATCATTTCTAGAAGACCGCGCAGCCCGTCGCGTTGTATACCGCAATTTCTGCAGGCTCAACGAGCTGGTGGAACCGCTGCTCATCAGAATTAATAACCGCAGGCTCAAAGATGGTCACCTGGCCTACCCCTACTTTATTCCACGATGGCTCCCAAATGGCATTCAGACATGA
- the LOC116620751 gene encoding uncharacterized protein LOC116620751 isoform X2: protein MSDMLFKLLFAFASLHLVYSAGEIFYWPLSQTTVSGTLKNTSCTSLSSGSTVQGGNVRTIEGPNTTASDPALYLDSANWVNLGDFRDTCISNPALCPGGMTLTFWLYINHTTSGNRNVLMTGRFDNSRGFMVFIESVHTNIVICDGTKRYPVDIGLPVGWNHIAAIYNPSGLTSQDKFFVYVNGTDKHTSRYSTTCTYSDPDTHLIIGHDATTGSPSGRAVSLTGLAFYYSVLPQANVQAQANSPGIGLELDCPPPTTPSSATTASGGGGLGGSGGSGGSGGSGGSSGQTGDKDGKTRSPVVLILLSVSLFILVVMVIILIIACCIIMPKFSGKGYKVL, encoded by the exons ATGTCAGATATGTTGTTTAAGTTGTTATTTGCTTTTGCGTCGCTTCATTTAGTTTATTCCGCCG GAGAGATATTCTACTGGCCTCTCAGTCAGACGACTGTGTCGGGGACCCTCAAGAACACATCGTGTACATCACTTAGCTCCGGCAGTACCGTACAAG GAGGAAATGTGCGCACGATCGAGGGTCCAAACACCACCGCTAGCGACCCGGCCTTGTATCTTGACAGCGCGAACTGGGTCAACCTCGGCGACTTCAGGGATACTTGTATAAGCAACCCTGCTCTCTGCCCCGGGGGTATGACGTTAACGTTCTGGCTCTACATCAATCATACGACATCCGGGAATCGAAATGTCCTCATGACGGGGCGATTTGATAATTCCCGCGGATTCATGGTGTTCATCGA ATCAGTTCATACAAACATCGTTATTTGCGACGGCACAAAGCGATATCCAGTCGAcattgggctccctgtgggtTGGAACCACATCGCTGCGATCTACAATCCCAGCGGTCTTACCTCGCAGGACAAGTTCTTCGTGTACGTGAACGGCACGGACAAGCACACCTCACGCTACTCCACCACGTGCACGTACAGCGACCCGGACACCCACCTCATCATCGGACACGATGCCACCACAGGGTCCCCATCCGGACGGGCCGTGTCCCTGACCGGACTGGCGTTCTACTATAGTGTGTTGCCGCAGGCTAACGTGCAGGCTCAGGCCAATAGCCCTGGCATCG GACTTGAGCTCGACTGCCCTCCAC CAACTACCCCGTCCTCGGCAACTACCGcctctgggggagggggtttggGTGGTTCCGGTGGCTCTGGCGGTTCCGGCGGAAGTGGCGGCAGCTCAG GTCAGACTGGGGATAAGGACGGCAAGACTCGCTCTCCTGTTGTCCTTATTCTGCTCTCCGTCTCGCTCTTCATCCTCGTTGTCATGGTGATCATCCTCATTATTGCGTGCTGCATCATCATGCCCAA ATTTAGTGGAAAGGGCTACAAAGTTCTGTAA
- the LOC116620751 gene encoding uncharacterized protein LOC116620751 isoform X1 gives MSDMLFKLLFAFASLHLVYSAGEIFYWPLSQTTVSGTLKNTSCTSLSSGSTVQGGNVRTIEGPNTTASDPALYLDSANWVNLGDFRDTCISNPALCPGGMTLTFWLYINHTTSGNRNVLMTGRFDNSRGFMVFIESVHTNIVICDGTKRYPVDIGLPVGWNHIAAIYNPSGLTSQDKFFVYVNGTDKHTSRYSTTCTYSDPDTHLIIGHDATTGSPSGRAVSLTGLAFYYSVLPQANVQAQANSPGIGLELDCPPPTTPSSATTASGGGGLGGSGGSGGSGGSGGSSGQTGDNVGHALHVTHIAFSPPLGQTGDNVGHALRVTHIAFHVKLWIMKASPLMPFILLSFPLLARLGLM, from the exons ATGTCAGATATGTTGTTTAAGTTGTTATTTGCTTTTGCGTCGCTTCATTTAGTTTATTCCGCCG GAGAGATATTCTACTGGCCTCTCAGTCAGACGACTGTGTCGGGGACCCTCAAGAACACATCGTGTACATCACTTAGCTCCGGCAGTACCGTACAAG GAGGAAATGTGCGCACGATCGAGGGTCCAAACACCACCGCTAGCGACCCGGCCTTGTATCTTGACAGCGCGAACTGGGTCAACCTCGGCGACTTCAGGGATACTTGTATAAGCAACCCTGCTCTCTGCCCCGGGGGTATGACGTTAACGTTCTGGCTCTACATCAATCATACGACATCCGGGAATCGAAATGTCCTCATGACGGGGCGATTTGATAATTCCCGCGGATTCATGGTGTTCATCGA ATCAGTTCATACAAACATCGTTATTTGCGACGGCACAAAGCGATATCCAGTCGAcattgggctccctgtgggtTGGAACCACATCGCTGCGATCTACAATCCCAGCGGTCTTACCTCGCAGGACAAGTTCTTCGTGTACGTGAACGGCACGGACAAGCACACCTCACGCTACTCCACCACGTGCACGTACAGCGACCCGGACACCCACCTCATCATCGGACACGATGCCACCACAGGGTCCCCATCCGGACGGGCCGTGTCCCTGACCGGACTGGCGTTCTACTATAGTGTGTTGCCGCAGGCTAACGTGCAGGCTCAGGCCAATAGCCCTGGCATCG GACTTGAGCTCGACTGCCCTCCAC CAACTACCCCGTCCTCGGCAACTACCGcctctgggggagggggtttggGTGGTTCCGGTGGCTCTGGCGGTTCCGGCGGAAGTGGCGGCAGCTCAG GTCAGACTGGGGATAATGTAGGACACGCCCTTCATGTCACTCATATTGCTTTCTCTCCCCCTCTAGGTCAGACTGGGGATAATGTAGGACACGCCCTTCGTGTCACTCATATTGCTTTCCATGTCAAACTGTGGATAATGAAGGCCTCGCCTCTTATGCCATTCATCTTGCTATCGTTCCCCCTATTGGCCAGACTGGGGCTCATGTAG